The DNA sequence ACACCATCATTAGACCAAGAGGAAACTCCCTTTAGGGCCATTGGCCGACAATTATTTTTAAAGTCGCAGGCATGGCTTCCCCATCACGAGACCATGATCAACCATGAGTACGACTCATGTctgctacacacaaacacagtaaaaaaaaaagaagtcaaACAAAGGAAACTCATATTCCCATTTTTACAGACCTAAAATGACCCTTGTTTCTTTCAAGGTCTAGCTTATTTTATGACATGATTTTTTTTGGTCCATAATATGCAGCCGTTTTCATCtcaatattaaatcatttttGCGGGACAATtaagtacattactgtaatagttttccaataaaattgtcaaaaataatccaaaatagctttttagcaaaaaAAACTGTGAGTGGTCTGAGTGAGGGACCTAATTGGAGGGGCTTAGTGGGAGTGATatgtaacctgaaaactagctaggtttggaactctctttgttattggcatACTAACTTATGCTGCCTGGTGGTGTCACCAGGCAGGCTATAACTCCACCCATACAAAACTTGCTGATTacaaggtcctgtgtagattgtatcttcaaccagcaactattaggaaataacactgataaaTATCTTTCCTACTTTTACagtcttagtttcatcagctgttagatgacacaaaacacaggacacatgattttgactgcactgggcctttactgtAAAATATAATTTTGTGTAAatttttctttcttcttctgtAAAGGAAGTTTGTAGGACCCTGTTCCTCTCTTGGCTTCAAGCTCCAGTGTTTGGGACAGATTTCTGTCCGGCTTTAGCTTGGTGAGGCTCCTGGACTTCAATATGGACTGCCGTGGGGAGCAGAGGGTTATTGCGTAAGCCATCGCCAGCTGCGAATGTTGAATTCCTGAAAGGGAGAAGATATGAGAAATGATTCACGAGCACAACCAAGCTTGCTTCAGTCACGTTTGTTCATGAATGAGAAGCTCGCTGTATGTTCCACATAGAGGAATACCTAAACATCAACAATCAAACTGCTTAGACATCAATACAGCTCACACTCAGATGAATGATGAGCATATTGATTGCTGGTACACTTTATGGTACTGTACTTATGTATTTATTTAAGGCACATTTAATTCTATCACATATACTTGTACTGAGGCTTGCTCATGGCAGTGGCTGCATCTGCACTGGTAGGGTGATGTGGGCGCTGGCCCAAGGCCTGAGTTGCTATCCGCTCAACGGTCATCATGCCAGGGCTGGAACTCAGCTGAGCCAGTTGGTTGCTGAAGTAGTAGGCAGCTGCATGGGACTGGGCCTGTGGAATGTGCACATTGGAGTAAAAGGCTATATGGAATTCGAAGTTAGCATTTCTCAATAAAATGTTCATTACTCATGTCCAAGTTGGATATATGATTTTCTGCATGGACTCTTGTTTGGATTTACCTGTGGAATAGGAGGCTGGTAGGAGTTGATGATGGGGTTGGGCACTGCCATGACACTGACCATCCTCTGCTTGTACCGGTCTGCCAGGTATTGTTGCCGCTGTTCCTTGCTCTGAGCCAGGGCCACGTAAAGCGGCTTGGTTCCCACAATACGGCCATTCATCTCCGTCACCGCCTTGGTGGCCTCctcgggggaggagagggaaacaaAGCCAAAGCCTTTGCTGCGCCCGCTCTCCGTCATCACCTTGGCGCTGACGATTGTTCCGAATGCAGAAAACTCCCTCCTTAAACGGTGATCATCAAAGGCATCATCCAGGTTCTTTACAAAGAGATTTACACCTCTGTATTTGGCCTTGGGGTCAGGCTTCTTCTGCCCAAACTTGAGTTTCAGCAACGTCTGGCGCTCGGCTTTCTTCTGTGCGCGGCCTACATATATCAGCCTCCCGTTTAGCTCCTTCCTGTTCATCTCGTTCACGGCTCTCTGTGCATCCTCATGCCTCTCGAAGCAAACAAAACCGAACCCACTCGACTTCCCGTTATCGTCTTTCATAACCTTGACACTAACGGTTGGTCCATATTTCCCAAAAAGCTCAATCAGTTTCTCATCGTTCGTGTCTCTGCCAAGGTTCTTGACAAACACGTTGTTGAACTCTCTGGCCTTGGCTCCAAGCATCTCCTCTCGCTCTTTGCGTGACTTAAAGTGCTCGATAAACACTTTTTCGTTATCCATTAACATGCCATTTAATTTCTCGATGGCTCTATCAGCAGCCTCCTGGGTCTTGTACTGAATATAACCATAACCTTTGGAAAGGCCATTCTCGTCACAAACTACCTTGCTAGAGTAGATGTCTCCAAATGCTGAGAAGGTCTCGTACAGGTTTTTGTTTGTTATAGACTTCTTGTCCAGGTTCTTGATGAAGATGTTTCCCACCCCACTCTTCCTCAGGGTACAGTCAGGATCAGACCTCATGATGCGCAGATATCTTCCTTCGAGCATATCATTGCTGAACATGAGCAGGGCACGATCAGCATCGTCTTGCTGATAAAAGTTAACGTAGGCGTACCCGAGGGAACGATCTGTATCCCGATCCCTACATACACGAACAGAAAAGATTGGTCCAGCCTCACTAAACATCTCGTTTAGGTCTGCCTCGGTGACATTTTGGTGGAGGTCACCAACATACAAAGAATTCATTTTGGAGATTTTGGACCTAATTCACACGTATTGAAGCTAGCTCAAGAACACAGAATGACAGGTGAATGAACAGCTGTCATGTACTTAAATTCCCGGAACTAACTCATTTGTGATGTCATAAGTGATGTAGCGTGAAATGCAATTCTGATGTTCCATCTTTTCTTTATTGCATCATAGTCAAGTAGTTAACACGATTTAGATAGCAAACAGAAATATTTACAATTTGAACACATAAATAAATGTAACCCAATCTTTATTTTTTAACAGTTTGGGAAgttagagaaagagatacagttgaaatcggaagttaacatacacttaggttggagtcatgaaaactcgtttttcttgttaacaaactatagttttggcaagtcggttaggacatctactttgtgcatgacacaagtaatttttctaacaattatttacagacagattatttcactatcacaattccagtggttcagaagtttacatacactaagttgactgtgcctttaaacagcttggaaaattccagaaaattatgtcatggctttagaagcttctgataggctaattgacataatttcagtcaatttgtggtgtacctgtggatgtatttcaaggcctacattcaaactcagtggctttttgcttgacatcatgggaacctcaaaagaaatcagccaatacctctgTATCATATATCCAACTTGGACATGAGTAACATTTTattctagacctccacaagtctgcttcatccttcggagcaatttccaaacgcctgaaagtaccaagttcat is a window from the Oncorhynchus tshawytscha isolate Ot180627B linkage group LG14, Otsh_v2.0, whole genome shotgun sequence genome containing:
- the LOC112266556 gene encoding polyadenylate-binding protein 1A-like → MNSLYVGDLHQNVTEADLNEMFSEAGPIFSVRVCRDRDTDRSLGYAYVNFYQQDDADRALLMFSNDMLEGRYLRIMRSDPDCTLRKSGVGNIFIKNLDKKSITNKNLYETFSAFGDIYSSKVVCDENGLSKGYGYIQYKTQEAADRAIEKLNGMLMDNEKVFIEHFKSRKEREEMLGAKAREFNNVFVKNLGRDTNDEKLIELFGKYGPTVSVKVMKDDNGKSSGFGFVCFERHEDAQRAVNEMNRKELNGRLIYVGRAQKKAERQTLLKLKFGQKKPDPKAKYRGVNLFVKNLDDAFDDHRLRREFSAFGTIVSAKVMTESGRSKGFGFVSLSSPEEATKAVTEMNGRIVGTKPLYVALAQSKEQRQQYLADRYKQRMVSVMAVPNPIINSYQPPIPQVNPNKTFYSNVHIPQAQSHAAAYYFSNQLAQLSSSPGMMTVERIATQALGQRPHHPTSADAATAMSKPQYKYM